The DNA window ACTCGGCGAGCACGGCATCCGCGTCAACGGTATCAATCCCGACGGGGTCGTTCGCGGGTCAGGGATCTTCGCGGGCGGCTGGGGCGCAAAGCGTGCCGCGGTGTACGGCGTCGAAGAGGAGAAGTTGGGCGAATACTATGCACAACGAACGCTTCTCAAGCGCGAGGTGCTCCCGGAACATGTAGCCAATGCGGTGTTCGCGTTGACCGGCGGGGAACTGACCCACACCACTGGCCTGCACATTCCGGTGGATGCAGGCGTCGCAGCCGCATTCCTGCGCTGATGGGCGTGTTCGCGGCCGTCGATCTCGGCGCGTCGAGTGGACGGGTCATGCTCGGTCGGGTCGAGAACGGTCAAGTCAGGTTGGACGAAGTCGCACGGTTCGAGAACCGGCCCGTGCGACTGAACGGTTCGCTGCACTGGAACATCGTCGATCTGTATCAGGGGGTTCTCGACGGGTTGCGCACTCTCGTCGACGGCCTCGAAGGTGAGACCCTGACGTCGATCGGAATCGACACCTGGGCAGTGGACTACGCACTGCTGGCTGCAGACGGCTCGATGCTCGGAATCCCCTTCCACTACCGCGATGCACGCAACGACGGTGAGCATGCCGACCTGTTCCTACGGAACGGCATCGCGCAGCTTCCGTTCAACACCGTGTACCAGTTGCTGACCGAATCGACCGATCGACTCGCGTCGGCACACCGGATGCTCATGATTCCCGACCTGCTGGCGTACTGGCTCACCGGTATCGCAGCAGGTGAAGTCACCAACGCATCCACGAGTGGGATGTTGGATCCGACTACGCGGCAATGGGATCGGGAGCTCGTCGCCGAAGTCGGGTTGAAGCCCGATATGCTGCCGACGCTGCTCGTTCCAGGTGAGCGAATCGGTTCGCTGAGACCGGATGTGGCAGCGCTCGTCGGATCTCGTGCGGACGTCGTTGCCGTCGGGACCCACGACACGGCGTCGGCGATCGTCGCAGTTCCGGCGGAATCGTCGAGCTTCGCCTATATCGCGTCCGGCACGTGGTCTCTCGTCGGAGTCGAGGCACCAGGGCCGGTGATCTCGGCCGCAGCCAGGGACGCCGGGTTCACCAACGAAGCCGGCGTCGACGGGACTGTTCGCCTGCTGCGCAATGTCATGGGCTTGTGGCTCGTCCAGGAGTCCCTACGTCAATGGGAACGTGATGGCGTCACGTATTCGCTTGGCGACCTGCTGGCCGAAGCCGAGAGCCTCGGTGGCGTGGGGGCCGTAGTCGATCCGGATCTTCCGGTGTTTCTGCCACCGGGCGACATGCCGTCGAGAATCGCCGAGGAGTGCAGGGCCGCAGGTGTTCCCGTTCCGTCCACTCCTGCCGAGACCGTCCGCTGCATCATGGACAGCCTCGCGGCGGCATATGCCCGATCGGTTCGCACCGCCGGTGAGTTGGCCGGAATCGACATCGAGACGGTGCATATCGTCGGAGGAGGATCGCAGAACGAACTCCTGTGCCAGCTGACCGCCGACGCGACCGGCCTACCGGTCGTCGCTGGACCGGTGGAAGGTTCGGCGCTCGGAAACGTACTGGTGCAAGCCCGTGCGGCCGGCGCGATCGCGGGCGGAGTGGCCGAGATGCGCCACGTCGTCGGTCGGTCGTTTCCGCTGACCCGCTACCTGCCGCGGGGTGCTGACGCCGGCAGCTAGAAAATCACCCGTCGCTAGAAAATGACCCAGAGTATCGATGCCACCGCGAATACCGCGAGACCGAGCGTCGTCTCCATCACGGTCCACGTCTTGAGCGTCGTCTTCTCGTCCATACCGAAGAAGCGACTGACGAGCCAGAAGCCGGAATCGTTGACGTGCGAGAGCACAGTGGCACCGGCTGCAAGCGCGAAGACGAGAAGCGCGATCTTGAAATTGCTGAGGTCCTGCTCGCCTACCTGCACTGCGATGAGTCCGGCAGTGGTGGTCAACGCGACCGTCGCCGATCCCTGGGCGACTCGCAACGCAGTGGCAATGAGGAATGCCTGCAGGAGGATGGGCAGACCCAATCCCGACAACGACGAGGTCAGCGACTGGCCGATGCCGCTGGCTCGCAGCACGCCGCCGAACATTCCGCCGGCACCGGTGATGAGGATGATGGAGCAGATGGGTCCGAGTGCCTGGTCCATGAACTTGGCAGCATCGCCGATAGGGAAGCGACCCGGTGCCAGCAGGAACAGCGCGAGCAGCAGTGTGATCAGCAATGCGATCGGCGTCTGACCGAGGAGCACGAATGCAGATGCCCACGTTGTGTCGCCGTCGATCACACCTGCACTCGACAAGGTGTTGACGACGGTGTTCAACGAGATCAAGACCAGCGGTGTCAACAGAATCAACAGAACGGTGGAGAAGCTCGGCGAGGACCCGAACTGTCCGGACGAGTCGTCTCGGGTGTCGCTGTCACTACTGTCTGCGCTGTCACCGGTGCCTGCGGACCCGGTCTTGTTGGTCCCGGTCTTCTGAGGTCCGGTGTTCTGGGGTCCGGCGAGCAGGTCGACTGTTGCGACGTCGAATCGGCGACCCAACGCAGTACCCACGAGGTAGGAGCCGACGAACCACGACACGATCGCCACGGGGACACCGACGAGTAGAACGGTACCGATGTCGCCGCCCAGCAGTTCCGTTGCTGCCACTGGACCGGGGTGCGGCGGAACGATCGCGTGCATGGCGGCGAATGCACCCGCGGTCGGCAGTGCATAGAGCAGGATCGACCCGCCGAAGCGGCGGGCGACGGTGTAGATGATGGGAAGAAAGACCACGAGGCCTGCGTCGAAGAAGATGGGGAAACCGAAGATCAGAGCGGCGACGCCGAGTGCCAACGGTGCTCGCTTGGCGCCGAACCGGTTGATCAGGGTGTCGGCCAATACTTGTGCGCCACCGGTGATCTCGAGCAGTCGCCCGACCATCACTCCTAGGGCCACCAGCAGCGCCACCGATCCGAGGGTCGAGCTGAAGCTCGACATCAGCGCGTCCGGCACCTCCGCCAACGGGATGCCGGCTACAACAGCGGTGACGGCACTGACCAGCACGAGTGAGACGAACGCGTGCAGTTTGACCTTCATGATGAGGAACAGCAGTACGGCAACCGCTGCTGCAGCGATCAAGAGCAGTGCCGTCGTTCCGTATGCCGGTTCGATCGGATCCATGGGTACCTCGTTCATTGCAGGAGATTTCGACCCTATCGGACATATACCGCGTCCCGCGGGGTTCCAACACGTCGATCTCGAGGCGTTGACTGCGCGGGTACCGTGCCCTGTATGAGTGATGCAGATCACGGGAACGCTGAACTCCAGGAGCAAGCTCTGCGACTGGCCG is part of the Rhodococcus sovatensis genome and encodes:
- a CDS encoding GntP family permease, translated to MDPIEPAYGTTALLLIAAAAVAVLLFLIMKVKLHAFVSLVLVSAVTAVVAGIPLAEVPDALMSSFSSTLGSVALLVALGVMVGRLLEITGGAQVLADTLINRFGAKRAPLALGVAALIFGFPIFFDAGLVVFLPIIYTVARRFGGSILLYALPTAGAFAAMHAIVPPHPGPVAATELLGGDIGTVLLVGVPVAIVSWFVGSYLVGTALGRRFDVATVDLLAGPQNTGPQKTGTNKTGSAGTGDSADSSDSDTRDDSSGQFGSSPSFSTVLLILLTPLVLISLNTVVNTLSSAGVIDGDTTWASAFVLLGQTPIALLITLLLALFLLAPGRFPIGDAAKFMDQALGPICSIILITGAGGMFGGVLRASGIGQSLTSSLSGLGLPILLQAFLIATALRVAQGSATVALTTTAGLIAVQVGEQDLSNFKIALLVFALAAGATVLSHVNDSGFWLVSRFFGMDEKTTLKTWTVMETTLGLAVFAVASILWVIF
- a CDS encoding rhamnulokinase family protein, yielding MGVFAAVDLGASSGRVMLGRVENGQVRLDEVARFENRPVRLNGSLHWNIVDLYQGVLDGLRTLVDGLEGETLTSIGIDTWAVDYALLAADGSMLGIPFHYRDARNDGEHADLFLRNGIAQLPFNTVYQLLTESTDRLASAHRMLMIPDLLAYWLTGIAAGEVTNASTSGMLDPTTRQWDRELVAEVGLKPDMLPTLLVPGERIGSLRPDVAALVGSRADVVAVGTHDTASAIVAVPAESSSFAYIASGTWSLVGVEAPGPVISAAARDAGFTNEAGVDGTVRLLRNVMGLWLVQESLRQWERDGVTYSLGDLLAEAESLGGVGAVVDPDLPVFLPPGDMPSRIAEECRAAGVPVPSTPAETVRCIMDSLAAAYARSVRTAGELAGIDIETVHIVGGGSQNELLCQLTADATGLPVVAGPVEGSALGNVLVQARAAGAIAGGVAEMRHVVGRSFPLTRYLPRGADAGS